One genomic window of Corynebacterium diphtheriae includes the following:
- a CDS encoding ABC transporter ATP-binding protein produces MESHTTEAAPTAPSRPDYCSAPRLLSRYIHGRWPHMALAITCGIVSGICEVLPAWAIWRLVVALAQHEATMTSFVTAALIAGAAVIGKAVFFGSSTAIAHLIAFGVIADIRHALGKTWNSLPVGAVASVHSSRAKTVALDHCEKLELFIAHALPEAAAALTVWLSITAWLFLVDWRLALATIALVPVAFLTMIHAMRSNGHRMGDWVQANGRMGAAIVDFITAMPVIRVFNRVGEDHKRTSDAVRTNAALQSDWGKGFVRWGAPFSTLVASAIAVIAPVGAWLYSTGSVAPATLLLFLIVGPTYPVPLVTMFYRLVALPLLSNGAVEIEQQLARSPRPQLVELGAEVGELAPSVRFDRVSFAYEPGNDVLHSISFEAKPGTITALVGVSGSGKSTIGELILGFYQAHSGTVTIGGRDIRTLNDATLYRHVSAVFQRPHLLAGTIRENLTLGNPDVSEQQLRSAMRAAAVDVFVDQLPQGLGTVLGESGSGLSGGERQRISIARALIADRPILILDEATAATDPDNEALIQQGLAALTHGRTVIVIAHRLGTITHADCIHVLDNGRIVESGTHEQLLAAHGDYARLWSCQGEGK; encoded by the coding sequence ATGGAATCACACACAACTGAGGCTGCTCCCACTGCACCCAGCCGACCCGATTACTGCTCAGCACCCCGCCTGCTATCCCGCTACATCCACGGACGCTGGCCGCACATGGCGTTGGCTATCACCTGTGGCATTGTGTCCGGTATCTGCGAGGTATTACCCGCTTGGGCGATCTGGCGGCTGGTAGTCGCACTCGCACAACACGAGGCCACCATGACCTCCTTTGTCACTGCTGCACTGATTGCTGGTGCAGCAGTGATCGGAAAGGCCGTGTTCTTCGGTTCTTCTACTGCGATCGCGCACCTGATTGCCTTTGGCGTGATCGCAGATATCCGCCATGCACTGGGAAAAACATGGAATTCGCTGCCGGTAGGGGCAGTAGCGTCGGTGCATTCCTCACGGGCAAAAACCGTAGCGCTTGATCACTGCGAAAAACTGGAGTTGTTTATCGCCCATGCGTTGCCGGAAGCAGCCGCCGCATTGACCGTGTGGCTATCGATCACAGCGTGGCTGTTTCTTGTTGATTGGCGGCTAGCGCTGGCCACAATTGCACTCGTACCGGTGGCTTTTCTCACCATGATCCATGCCATGCGCTCCAACGGGCACCGCATGGGTGACTGGGTGCAGGCCAATGGTCGGATGGGCGCTGCCATTGTGGACTTCATTACCGCCATGCCCGTCATTCGCGTGTTCAACCGCGTGGGTGAGGACCACAAACGTACCAGTGACGCAGTGCGCACCAACGCCGCCTTGCAGTCCGACTGGGGTAAGGGGTTCGTCCGGTGGGGCGCGCCCTTTTCTACGCTGGTGGCTTCTGCAATTGCGGTGATCGCACCGGTGGGCGCCTGGCTGTATAGTACCGGCAGCGTAGCCCCAGCGACCTTGTTGCTCTTTCTCATTGTGGGGCCTACCTACCCAGTTCCACTGGTCACCATGTTTTATCGCTTGGTGGCATTGCCCCTGCTATCTAATGGTGCTGTAGAAATCGAGCAGCAGCTTGCGCGCTCGCCGCGTCCGCAGCTTGTTGAACTTGGCGCTGAGGTTGGTGAGCTAGCACCGAGTGTACGGTTTGATCGGGTGTCTTTCGCCTACGAGCCAGGCAACGACGTGCTGCATTCCATCAGTTTTGAGGCCAAGCCTGGCACCATCACTGCGTTGGTGGGGGTGAGTGGTTCTGGCAAGTCCACCATCGGTGAGCTGATTTTGGGCTTTTATCAGGCGCACAGCGGAACGGTCACGATTGGTGGGCGTGATATTCGCACGCTTAACGACGCCACCCTCTACCGCCACGTCAGCGCAGTGTTCCAGCGCCCGCATCTTCTTGCCGGCACCATCCGAGAAAATCTCACCTTGGGAAATCCGGATGTCAGCGAACAGCAGCTGCGTAGCGCCATGCGCGCTGCCGCCGTGGATGTGTTTGTGGATCAGCTTCCACAGGGGCTGGGTACCGTGTTGGGTGAAAGTGGTTCGGGGCTTTCCGGTGGTGAGCGTCAGCGTATTTCCATTGCGCGGGCACTTATTGCCGATCGCCCCATTCTCATCTTGGATGAGGCCACCGCGGCTACCGACCCCGACAATGAGGCACTGATCCAGCAAGGCCTTGCTGCTCTTACCCACGGCCGTACCGTTATCGTGATCGCTCACCGGCTGGGGACGATCACCCACGCCGACTGCATTCACGTGCTCGACAATGGCCGCATTGTGGAGTCGGGTACTCATGAACAACTCCTAGCGGCACATGGCGACTACGCCCGTTTGTGGTCGTGCCAAGGGGAAGGGAAGTAA
- a CDS encoding Abi family protein translates to MTGSATRFGGSPGPVFALEKGERVEQMKLFKTYKEQVELLGQRGMQIDNSERAEKLLAQLNYYRLSGYWYPMRRFSPQNGIAQDEFVDGASFDLVVALYEFDERLRHSVFIELDRVELAIQTRLGHELGRLDPLIYLDPQRLGARASQRGKGERTVHEVWIGKYQSALKASKEDFVAHHNSKYGGTLPIWAAVEVMDWGMLSYLYGMSPNIVRKRIAEPCGLTGPQLESWLKSLNILRNYAAHHARMFNRVYDIKPKLNNDPKLTPVANRMNRVFGQLSMIQYLHHQLGLSQADRLTRLFNTYPHNPIVPLSRTGAPENWQELALWVP, encoded by the coding sequence ATGACCGGTTCCGCTACCCGCTTCGGTGGGAGTCCAGGGCCGGTCTTCGCTTTAGAAAAAGGTGAGCGCGTGGAACAGATGAAACTGTTCAAGACCTACAAGGAGCAGGTCGAATTGCTTGGCCAGCGTGGGATGCAAATTGATAACTCAGAGCGCGCCGAGAAGTTGTTAGCGCAGCTAAATTACTACCGTTTATCCGGATATTGGTATCCGATGCGCCGGTTTTCCCCGCAAAATGGTATCGCCCAAGATGAATTTGTTGACGGAGCGTCATTCGATTTGGTGGTGGCGCTGTACGAGTTCGACGAACGATTGCGCCACAGCGTATTCATTGAGCTCGACCGTGTGGAATTGGCAATTCAGACTAGGCTTGGTCACGAACTAGGTCGCCTTGATCCGCTGATCTATTTGGATCCGCAGCGTTTAGGAGCTCGCGCAAGTCAGCGAGGCAAGGGTGAGCGCACTGTGCACGAGGTGTGGATAGGAAAGTATCAATCGGCGCTGAAAGCGTCGAAGGAGGATTTCGTCGCCCATCATAATTCCAAATATGGAGGGACTTTGCCGATCTGGGCAGCCGTTGAAGTCATGGATTGGGGAATGTTGTCCTACCTGTATGGCATGTCTCCCAATATTGTGCGTAAACGGATTGCCGAGCCGTGTGGGCTCACTGGGCCCCAGCTAGAGTCATGGTTGAAATCCTTAAATATCCTGCGTAACTACGCGGCTCACCACGCGAGAATGTTCAACCGCGTCTACGACATCAAGCCCAAACTGAACAACGATCCAAAGCTGACTCCGGTGGCTAACAGAATGAACCGCGTATTCGGTCAACTCTCGATGATCCAGTATTTACATCATCAACTGGGCTTGTCCCAAGCTGACCGATTAACACGGTTGTTCAACACCTATCCACACAATCCCATTGTTCCACTCTCTCGCACTGGAGCTCCCGAGAACTGGCAAGAACTAGCGCTCTGGGTTCCCTAG
- the dcd gene encoding dCTP deaminase translates to MLYSDKDIRAAIDTGELGIEPFDADLIQPSSIDVRMDRLFRVFNNSKYTHIDPKQQQDELTSLVEVPEGEPFVLHPGEFVLGSTLEKFTLPAHIAGRLEGKSSLGRLGLLTHSTAGFIDPGFSGYITLELSNVANLPITLWPGMKVGQLALFKMTSPAQAPYGSNVLGSKYQGQRGPTPSKAYLNFR, encoded by the coding sequence GTGTTGTATTCCGACAAAGACATTCGTGCCGCTATTGATACTGGCGAGTTGGGCATTGAGCCTTTCGACGCCGACCTGATTCAGCCGTCGTCGATTGACGTTCGTATGGATCGACTCTTCCGTGTATTTAATAACTCTAAATACACGCATATCGATCCGAAGCAGCAGCAGGATGAGCTAACGAGCTTGGTTGAGGTTCCAGAAGGGGAGCCGTTTGTTCTTCACCCAGGTGAGTTTGTGCTGGGCTCTACGTTGGAGAAGTTCACTCTACCTGCGCATATTGCTGGTCGTTTGGAGGGTAAGTCATCGTTGGGTCGGTTGGGTTTGCTCACGCACTCCACTGCGGGCTTTATTGATCCAGGTTTTTCCGGCTACATCACGTTGGAGCTTTCTAACGTTGCTAATCTGCCGATTACGCTGTGGCCAGGGATGAAGGTGGGCCAGTTGGCGTTGTTTAAGATGACGTCGCCGGCGCAGGCTCCTTATGGTTCAAATGTGCTGGGCTCGAAGTATCAGGGTCAGCGCGGACCTACTCCGTCGAAGGCGTATCTCAACTTCCGGTAG
- a CDS encoding acyl carrier protein: MNSTTTTDTIIEILTAIYGPIDPQQSLSHLGIDSMTAVRLQREIHHATGIYLPLITFIGDATVATLARAVDNAEPAPLALSPRANTACTKPPPATSSAAGPWAAQWHNE; encoded by the coding sequence ATGAACTCCACCACCACAACCGACACCATTATCGAAATTCTCACCGCCATATACGGCCCCATCGACCCCCAGCAATCCCTCTCGCACCTCGGCATCGACTCCATGACCGCGGTACGCCTCCAAAGAGAAATCCACCACGCCACCGGCATATACCTCCCACTTATCACCTTTATCGGTGATGCCACCGTGGCCACACTCGCCCGCGCAGTCGACAACGCCGAACCAGCCCCGCTGGCCTTGTCGCCACGGGCAAACACGGCGTGCACGAAACCACCGCCGGCTACCTCATCGGCGGCTGGTCCATGGGCGGCACAGTGGCACAACGAGTAG
- a CDS encoding ABC transporter permease: protein MPHLSQRASSIIRLVLRAPVLLVAAAMTSFVIMDVLPGDAASTIARTTDPATVDAVRSRLGLDDPLLVRLGEWATALFLHGDGGHLYASGIPVWEAAASSARNSTYLVACALPLLLLIGILSGVFAGLRPTALRDHVLSTGAQITLATPDFAVTTVLLVLCAGVLHLAPAVSLVPPGGTPLDRPDSLIVPALAIALVGGAWLQRLVRAAIVDAAALPHIRAAHLAGHHPVTVAWRLTLPAAAGPIVQACAATIPYAVTGTVVIENVVGFPGIGTLIATFIAARETIAVATLTAVFAAITIAAFTLADLHHDIQGRRA, encoded by the coding sequence GTGCCACATCTGTCCCAGCGCGCTTCGTCCATCATTCGCCTCGTGCTGCGCGCACCGGTCTTGCTGGTCGCCGCAGCGATGACGAGTTTTGTCATCATGGATGTCCTTCCAGGTGATGCCGCCAGCACCATTGCGCGCACTACGGACCCCGCCACTGTCGACGCGGTCCGTAGTCGCCTTGGACTCGACGATCCCCTCTTAGTGCGGTTGGGCGAGTGGGCCACTGCGCTATTTCTTCACGGCGACGGCGGCCACCTCTACGCCTCGGGAATACCCGTGTGGGAGGCTGCGGCGAGCTCGGCACGAAATTCCACGTACCTTGTTGCCTGCGCACTCCCACTGCTACTCCTTATCGGAATTCTGAGCGGTGTTTTCGCAGGTCTACGCCCTACGGCATTGCGTGATCACGTACTTTCTACCGGTGCACAAATCACACTGGCTACTCCTGATTTCGCTGTCACCACCGTGTTGTTGGTCCTCTGTGCGGGAGTGCTGCATCTGGCGCCGGCAGTCTCTCTGGTTCCCCCAGGTGGAACACCACTAGACCGCCCCGATTCTCTGATTGTTCCAGCGCTCGCCATCGCGCTTGTCGGTGGCGCATGGCTGCAACGTCTCGTGCGCGCAGCGATTGTCGACGCCGCCGCGCTCCCCCACATTCGCGCCGCACACCTCGCCGGTCACCATCCTGTAACAGTGGCCTGGCGTCTCACACTTCCTGCCGCAGCAGGCCCCATTGTCCAAGCATGTGCCGCCACCATCCCCTACGCTGTCACCGGTACCGTTGTTATAGAAAACGTGGTGGGATTCCCAGGAATCGGCACGCTCATCGCCACATTCATCGCAGCACGTGAAACCATCGCCGTGGCAACACTCACCGCAGTGTTTGCTGCAATTACCATCGCAGCATTCACCTTGGCTGATCTCCACCACGACATCCAAGGACGCCGCGCATGA
- a CDS encoding DUF998 domain-containing protein — MMVKFGQFLLVVASLTYASFVWEIALGFPLDPHRAYLSEYAAADSPHRTLFAATDLITAVLVLVALLCLWRLWPRWEASSRIIAVALAVMGAATIGDVFFPMPCAESLPTCPVDHFGSFHIVTSTVVVTAQVLLAAVMLRSRSRLAKAGGAGFLLSTVMLLVCTAVHIPAGFIQRAQVLFACVVIFAASTILPKYVDHSARLGMPA, encoded by the coding sequence ATGATGGTGAAGTTTGGACAATTCCTGCTGGTGGTTGCGTCGCTAACGTATGCGTCGTTTGTGTGGGAGATCGCGTTGGGGTTCCCCTTGGACCCGCACCGGGCTTATTTGTCCGAATATGCTGCCGCGGATAGTCCACATCGGACACTGTTTGCGGCAACGGACCTGATCACGGCTGTGTTGGTGCTGGTGGCGTTGCTGTGCCTGTGGCGCTTGTGGCCGCGGTGGGAGGCGTCGTCACGCATTATTGCGGTTGCGTTGGCGGTGATGGGGGCTGCCACAATTGGCGACGTTTTCTTCCCCATGCCCTGCGCCGAATCGCTGCCCACCTGCCCAGTTGACCACTTTGGGTCCTTCCATATCGTGACATCCACTGTTGTCGTCACCGCCCAAGTACTACTCGCCGCGGTCATGCTGCGCAGCCGGTCGAGGCTTGCCAAAGCTGGCGGCGCAGGGTTTTTGCTGTCTACCGTGATGCTGCTGGTGTGCACCGCTGTGCATATTCCCGCAGGGTTTATACAGCGCGCCCAGGTGCTGTTCGCGTGCGTTGTAATTTTTGCTGCGTCGACTATTCTGCCCAAGTATGTGGATCATTCTGCCCGGCTGGGCATGCCCGCCTAG
- a CDS encoding BRO-N domain-containing protein encodes MGNIIQTFTNDVFGTIRTITTDGQMLFCGKDVATALGYVNASKAVQDHYKRVLFRYPLETAGGIQQVRFITEGNLYRLIISSKLPAAQKFEAWVFATAIPTKHETSSTAKPTSANSSSRLRKPKDSTRTA; translated from the coding sequence ATGGGCAACATCATTCAAACATTTACCAACGACGTGTTCGGCACCATCCGCACCATCACTACTGATGGCCAGATGCTGTTTTGTGGGAAGGACGTCGCCACTGCGCTCGGCTACGTTAACGCCAGCAAGGCGGTCCAAGATCATTACAAGAGGGTTCTATTTCGTTACCCCCTTGAGACCGCTGGCGGAATCCAGCAGGTCCGCTTCATTACCGAGGGCAACCTCTACCGGCTCATTATTTCTTCAAAGCTCCCAGCAGCGCAGAAGTTCGAAGCTTGGGTGTTCGCTACGGCGATACCGACCAAGCACGAGACCTCTTCGACCGCAAAGCCAACCTCCGCGAACTCGAGTTCAAGACTGCGAAAACCCAAGGACAGCACTCGCACGGCATAA
- a CDS encoding ABC transporter substrate-binding protein, translating into MLRRDFLKLLAAATTIAATGPVMAACSRDDNSATSGKAATDTIRIAAIGGPGEGLNINEAMSTATWAAMYAVYESLVIAGDSAPAFQLAKSVEPNKDATMWTVTLRDAPLFSDGSPVTAADVVASLKVVAKNPMRGMTYADVDVDKLKAIDDSTVEIHLTRPRADFVDAVLGVNSLVYKNGDPGTTIGSGPYVVESGDSGQGWKLAANEHFPTDRRISQSLEIQVIADADARLRAVDSGAVDLAMDLPATAARSLKNAQAWIPGPADSKALLFVLNTAVAPFNDAEVRRAVKISLDRKAMVDVALDGAGTVGADIPGFGFKDYPEGISEVRRDLDAARQIFKDKGIKELTLVTADFTPGMNDGADIAAKQLADAGVKVTVEKRDPTTYFADMAALRALPFFASYIVNRSLQSALPFMTGSHAMFNLSGFGTSGDWDKRLAAAQAETNESQRAALLKKLAVEMQRDGGDVLWGYANEVHGRADGIPDVPVSQSVPVPTTK; encoded by the coding sequence ATGCTCCGCAGGGATTTCCTCAAACTCCTCGCCGCAGCGACCACCATCGCCGCCACCGGCCCCGTCATGGCCGCGTGCTCCCGCGACGACAACTCCGCAACCAGTGGAAAAGCAGCAACCGACACCATTCGCATTGCCGCAATCGGCGGACCAGGCGAAGGCCTCAACATCAACGAAGCCATGTCCACCGCCACGTGGGCTGCCATGTACGCCGTCTATGAATCCCTTGTGATCGCAGGCGATAGCGCACCCGCCTTCCAGTTAGCCAAGAGCGTCGAGCCCAACAAAGATGCCACCATGTGGACGGTCACTCTCCGCGACGCACCACTATTTTCCGACGGCTCCCCCGTCACCGCAGCCGATGTTGTCGCCTCTTTGAAAGTGGTGGCCAAAAACCCCATGCGCGGCATGACCTATGCCGATGTCGACGTGGACAAGCTCAAGGCTATCGACGACTCCACCGTAGAAATCCACCTCACCCGCCCCCGCGCCGACTTTGTTGATGCCGTGCTCGGCGTGAACTCACTGGTGTACAAAAACGGCGATCCCGGCACCACCATCGGCTCCGGCCCCTATGTAGTAGAATCCGGCGACTCCGGCCAGGGATGGAAACTGGCAGCTAATGAGCATTTCCCCACGGATCGTCGGATCTCTCAATCCCTAGAGATTCAAGTTATTGCCGATGCCGACGCACGCCTGCGCGCCGTGGATAGCGGTGCCGTGGATCTGGCCATGGATCTTCCCGCAACAGCAGCCCGCAGCCTGAAAAACGCACAAGCGTGGATCCCAGGCCCCGCCGATTCCAAAGCCTTGTTGTTCGTGCTCAACACCGCAGTAGCACCGTTTAACGACGCCGAGGTGCGCCGCGCTGTCAAGATCTCCCTCGACCGTAAGGCCATGGTCGACGTCGCCTTGGATGGTGCCGGCACCGTCGGCGCAGATATTCCAGGTTTTGGATTCAAGGACTACCCCGAAGGGATCTCCGAGGTGCGCCGTGACCTCGACGCGGCGCGACAGATCTTCAAGGATAAGGGCATTAAAGAGCTCACCTTGGTCACCGCCGATTTCACCCCTGGCATGAACGACGGTGCCGACATCGCCGCCAAGCAGCTCGCGGATGCAGGAGTCAAGGTGACTGTGGAAAAGCGCGACCCCACCACCTACTTTGCCGATATGGCTGCGCTGCGCGCGTTGCCATTTTTCGCTTCCTACATTGTGAACCGCTCCTTGCAGTCGGCATTGCCGTTTATGACTGGTTCCCACGCCATGTTCAACTTGTCTGGTTTTGGCACCTCCGGCGATTGGGATAAACGCTTGGCTGCAGCACAGGCAGAAACCAACGAGTCCCAGCGCGCAGCATTGCTCAAAAAGCTTGCTGTTGAGATGCAGCGCGATGGTGGCGATGTGTTGTGGGGCTACGCAAATGAGGTCCACGGGCGTGCCGACGGCATCCCTGACGTGCCGGTTTCTCAAAGCGTCCCTGTTCCTACCACCAAGTAA
- a CDS encoding UDP-glucose dehydrogenase family protein: protein MRIAVFGAGYLGITHAACMSHLGHEVVAVDTDAARVAELSAGRLPISEPGLADLLAANSVEWTDDPQRARDCDLYFVCVGTPSTDGPSAQARLDVSAVVAAVGTIATLAPHPVVVGKSTVPVGTSIRLLQQFPQIRLLWNPEFLREGHAVADTLHPDRIVIGGTDPQPLLRVYEGINAPVITTDLATAELTKSAANAFLATKLSFINGLSELASATGADIGTITRAMGLDPRIGSQYLSAGLGYGGGCLPKDVRGLAASARDYQASHFAELLSIIDATNLRQRERTCELVANLCTLGARIDVWGATFKEGSDDVRDSPGLAVAHALKAAGFRVRVVDPLVGHWPPELQEPEVIVVATAWSEFSRVVPEPRLAHGCGGVVVDARGVLERSAWVAAGWTYRNL from the coding sequence ATGCGGATTGCGGTTTTCGGTGCGGGTTACCTAGGTATTACGCATGCTGCGTGTATGTCGCACCTTGGCCACGAGGTGGTGGCTGTTGATACTGACGCTGCGCGGGTGGCGGAGTTGTCGGCAGGCCGGTTGCCTATTTCTGAGCCTGGTCTGGCGGATCTTCTAGCGGCGAATTCGGTTGAGTGGACGGATGATCCGCAGCGTGCGCGCGATTGCGACCTCTATTTTGTGTGCGTGGGAACACCGAGCACCGATGGTCCCTCTGCCCAAGCACGACTGGATGTGAGTGCTGTGGTTGCGGCGGTGGGGACTATTGCTACGCTTGCGCCCCACCCAGTGGTGGTGGGCAAGTCGACGGTGCCGGTGGGGACGTCGATACGCTTGTTGCAGCAGTTTCCGCAGATCCGCTTGCTGTGGAATCCTGAGTTTTTGCGCGAAGGCCATGCGGTGGCGGATACGCTGCACCCTGATCGCATTGTGATCGGTGGCACGGATCCACAGCCGCTTTTGCGTGTTTATGAGGGGATTAACGCTCCCGTGATCACCACTGATCTGGCCACGGCGGAGTTGACAAAGTCGGCGGCCAATGCGTTTTTGGCTACCAAGCTCAGTTTTATTAATGGACTGTCGGAACTGGCTAGTGCCACCGGTGCGGATATTGGCACCATTACTCGGGCCATGGGCCTTGATCCCCGTATCGGCTCCCAGTATTTGTCCGCAGGCTTGGGCTACGGTGGTGGCTGTTTGCCTAAGGACGTCCGTGGGCTTGCGGCCAGCGCTCGCGATTATCAGGCATCGCATTTTGCTGAGCTGTTGAGCATTATCGACGCCACCAATCTGCGGCAGCGCGAGCGCACCTGTGAACTCGTGGCCAACCTGTGCACCCTAGGCGCTCGGATCGATGTATGGGGTGCCACGTTTAAGGAAGGTTCCGATGATGTGCGCGACTCCCCAGGGTTAGCTGTGGCCCATGCGTTGAAAGCTGCGGGTTTTCGTGTGCGCGTGGTGGATCCCCTCGTGGGGCATTGGCCGCCTGAACTGCAAGAACCTGAGGTAATTGTGGTGGCAACGGCGTGGTCGGAGTTTAGTCGCGTTGTCCCTGAACCCCGTCTTGCGCATGGATGTGGCGGTGTGGTGGTAGACGCGCGAGGTGTGCTGGAGCGCTCGGCGTGGGTGGCCGCGGGGTGGACGTACAGGAATCTTTAA
- a CDS encoding ABC transporter ATP-binding protein: MNQLATMWKLAGPARIPVVFGAVLRLAQSLCLGVAFGAAMSVVIHIVHDTTPSPREVVWIAALCVGSLMAQLCCGWAAARLSWLAAYQAVAHMRLQLLAHLREIPVNSLGKRSRGDIAALLSTDTQLIEDFLSEGLPRLGQALGIPTIVLVAVGMHNPLLALAIALPIVVVIPVMSWSSARLAQLGDRRGATQAGAAARMIDLVAAMPALRVYSTSARTQAWYGAAVEEFRALSVEMVHRLIVPSTAAGLVLMLGIPVVILTGGYSLDTLGADATLVAVVLVVVLNVYQPVQGLLSTNESWQMAQASLRRMLAVLTIEPLPTVAQPNELGKHPHGAAVELEHVSYTYPDGSLGVRDVTLSAAAGETTAIVGASGSGKSTVLNLISRFDDPSSGRVLIDGIDLRTIDPAQRSDLVTVVFQDVHLFPGTIADNIAVGRPDATRDDIIAAATLACADDFIQALPNGYDTILGEDGSGLSGGQRQRLSIARAALKDAPVVLLDEATSALDPVNEAAVQRGLAALQRGRTTIVVAHKLATIAAAHRIIVLDSGRVAESGTHDELIAHNGIYASLWNTLERSSQWRIGEE; this comes from the coding sequence ATGAACCAACTGGCAACAATGTGGAAACTTGCTGGTCCTGCACGTATCCCGGTCGTGTTTGGTGCTGTGCTGCGGCTTGCACAGTCGCTGTGTCTTGGCGTGGCTTTTGGTGCCGCCATGAGCGTGGTTATTCATATTGTGCATGACACAACACCGAGCCCGCGCGAGGTGGTCTGGATTGCTGCACTGTGTGTGGGATCTTTGATGGCGCAGCTGTGCTGTGGGTGGGCGGCTGCTCGGCTGTCGTGGCTGGCGGCGTATCAAGCAGTGGCGCATATGCGTTTACAACTCTTGGCACATTTGCGAGAAATCCCCGTCAATTCCTTGGGTAAACGCTCGCGTGGCGACATCGCCGCATTGCTCAGCACCGACACCCAGCTCATTGAAGACTTCCTCTCCGAAGGCCTACCTCGACTAGGCCAAGCCCTAGGTATCCCCACCATCGTGCTGGTAGCGGTGGGCATGCATAACCCACTGCTCGCCCTTGCCATCGCACTACCCATCGTGGTGGTCATCCCCGTGATGTCCTGGTCTAGTGCGCGGCTAGCCCAGCTGGGTGATCGTCGTGGCGCAACCCAAGCAGGGGCAGCAGCCCGCATGATCGACCTCGTAGCAGCCATGCCAGCGCTTCGCGTGTATTCCACATCAGCGCGCACCCAAGCATGGTACGGGGCCGCAGTAGAAGAATTTCGCGCACTATCAGTCGAGATGGTCCACCGCCTCATCGTGCCATCGACAGCTGCGGGACTCGTACTCATGCTCGGGATCCCCGTGGTGATCCTCACCGGCGGATACAGCCTCGACACACTGGGTGCCGACGCCACCTTGGTGGCAGTAGTACTCGTGGTGGTACTCAACGTGTACCAGCCAGTGCAGGGGCTATTGTCTACGAACGAGTCATGGCAGATGGCGCAGGCGTCGTTACGCCGTATGCTCGCCGTGCTCACCATCGAGCCGCTCCCGACCGTCGCACAACCCAACGAGCTGGGCAAACACCCCCACGGTGCCGCCGTCGAGCTGGAACATGTCTCCTACACCTACCCCGACGGCAGCCTCGGCGTGCGTGACGTTACGCTAAGCGCAGCTGCCGGCGAAACCACCGCCATTGTCGGTGCCAGCGGCTCCGGCAAATCCACCGTGCTCAACCTCATCTCGCGTTTCGACGACCCCAGCAGCGGCCGAGTGCTCATCGACGGAATCGACCTACGCACCATCGACCCAGCTCAGCGCAGCGATCTTGTCACCGTGGTCTTCCAAGACGTGCACCTCTTCCCCGGCACCATCGCCGACAACATCGCCGTCGGTCGCCCCGATGCCACCCGCGACGACATCATCGCCGCAGCCACCCTCGCCTGCGCAGACGACTTCATCCAAGCGCTCCCTAATGGCTACGACACCATCCTCGGCGAAGACGGCTCCGGCCTTTCCGGCGGGCAACGCCAACGACTCTCCATCGCTCGCGCCGCCCTCAAAGACGCCCCCGTCGTGCTTCTCGACGAAGCCACCTCCGCCCTAGACCCCGTCAACGAAGCAGCCGTACAACGTGGCCTCGCAGCTCTCCAACGCGGGCGCACCACCATCGTGGTAGCTCACAAACTAGCCACCATCGCCGCAGCTCACCGTATTATCGTCCTTGATTCCGGCCGCGTCGCCGAATCCGGAACCCACGACGAACTTATTGCGCACAATGGAATTTACGCCTCCCTGTGGAACACACTCGAACGCTCCTCACAATGGCGTATCGGCGAAGAATAA